A genome region from Rhizophagus irregularis chromosome 14, complete sequence includes the following:
- a CDS encoding 60S ribosomal protein eL15 — MGAYKYLEELYKKKQSDVLRFLLRVRCWEYRQLNVVHRASRPSRPDKARRLGYKAKQGYVVYRIRVRRGGRKRPVPKGATYGKPVNQGVNQLKYQRSLKATAEERIGRRCSNLRVLNSYWINQDSTYKYYEVILVDPQHKAIRRDPRINWIASVKHKHREARGLTSIGKKNRGIGKGHRFNKTKGGGRYASWLRRNTLSLRRYR, encoded by the exons ATGGGTG ccTATAAATATCTTGAAGAACTTTACAAGAAGAAGCAGTCTGATGTCCTTCGTTTCTTACTTCGTGTAAGATGTTGGGAGTACAG gcAATTGAATGTTGTTCATCGAGCTTCTCGTCCATCTCGACCTGATAAGGCTCGTAGATTAGGTTATAAG gCAAAACAAGGATACGTTGTTTACAGAATTCGTGTTCGTCGTGGTGGTCGTAAGAGACCAGTACCAAAAGGTGCTACTTATGGTAAACCAGTCAATCAGGGTGTGAATCAACTTAAATATCAACGTTCTCTTAAAGCGACAGCTGAAGAACGTATTGGTCGTAGATGTAGCAATTTACGTGTTTTGAATTCATATTGGATTAATCaa gattctacttataaatattatgaagttATTCTTGTTGATCCTCAACATAAAGCTATTCGTCGTGATCCTAGAATTAATTGGATTGCTTCTGTTAAACATAAACACCGTGAAGCTCGCGGTCTTACTAGTATTGGCAAGAAAAATCGTGGTATTGGAAAAGGTCATCGTTTCAACAAGACAAAAGGTGGTGGTCGTTATGCCAGTTGGCTCAGGCGAAACACACTTTCTCTTCGTCGTTATCGTTAA